In one window of Bos taurus isolate L1 Dominette 01449 registration number 42190680 breed Hereford chromosome 15, ARS-UCD2.0, whole genome shotgun sequence DNA:
- the USP28 gene encoding ubiquitin carboxyl-terminal hydrolase 28 isoform X3, producing MTAELQQDDAAGATDRHGSSCQMLLNQLREITGIQDPSFLHEALKASNGDITQAVSLLTDERVKEPSQETAAEPSEEEGSAASKEELAKVIDLTHDSKDDLQAAIALSLLESPKIQADGRDLNRMHEATSAETKRSKRKRCEVWGENPNPNDWRRVDGWPVGLKNVGNTCWFSAVIQSLFQLPEFRRLVLSYSLPQNVLENCPSHTEKRNIVFMQELQYLFALMMGSNRKFVDPSAALDLLKGAFRSPEEQQQDVSEFTHKLLDWLEDAFQLAVNVNSNPRNKSENPMVQLFYGTFLTEGIREGKPFCNNETFGQYPLQVNGYRNLDECLEGAMVEGDIELLPSDHSVKYGQERWFTKLPPVLTFELSRFEFNQSLGQPEKIHNKLEFPQIIYMDRYMYRSKELVRSKRDCIRKLKEEIKILQQKLERYVKYGSGPARFPLPDMLKYVIEFASTKPASESSASQSDACMTEPLSSAHCLTSDLTSKESTSEESTSQEAEGTFSSSEDSGRKSRMAEQPLKPPRSSVEMPAHPAPRTVTDEEINFVKTCLQRWRNEIEQDIQDLKNSIASTTQTIEQMYCDPLLRQVPYRLHAVLVHEGQANAGHYWAYVYNQPRQVWLKYNDISVTESSWEELERDSYGGQRNVSAYCLMYINDKLPHFNAEAAPNELDQMSGEVEALSVELKHYIQEDNWRFEQEVEEWEEEQSCKIPQMASSTSSASQDFSPSQESSVASSHGARCLSSEHAVIVKEQTAQAIANTAHAYENSGVEAALSELKEAEPKKPMPPETNLAEQSEQPPQARDAESAAQPNAEVMLSPAMQGVILAIAKARQTFDRDGSEAGLIKAFHEEYSRLYQLAKETPTSHSDPRLQHVLIYFFQNEAPKRVVERTLLEQFADKNLSYDERSISIMKVAQAKLKEIGPDDMNMEEYKKWHEDYSLFRKVSVYLLTGLELYQKGKYQEALSYLVYAYQSNATLLMKGPQRGVKESVIALYRRKCLLELNAKAASLFETNDEHSVTEGINVMNELIIPCIHLIINNDISKDDLDAIEVMRNHWCSYLGQDIAENLQLCLGEFLPRLLDPSAEIIVLKEPPTIRPNSPYDLCSRFAAVMESIQGVSAVTVK from the exons AAGTGATAGACCTTACTCACGATAGCAAGGATGATCTTCAGGCTGCCATTGCTTTGAGTCTGCTGGAGTCCCCCAAAATTCAAGCTGATGGAAGAGATCTTAACAG GATGCACGAGGCAACCTCTGCAGAAACTAAACGCTCAAAGAGAAAACGCTGTGAAGTCTGGGGAGAAAATCCCAATCCCAATGACTGGAGACGAGTTGATGGTTGGCCAGTTGGGCTGAAAAATGTTGGCAATACATGTTGGTTTAGTGCTGTTATTCAG TCTCTGTTTCAATTGCCTGAATTCCGAAGACTTGTCCTCAGCTATAGTCTACCACAGAACGTACTTGAAAATTGTCCAAGTCACACG GAAAAGAGAAATATCGTGTTTATGCAGGAGCTTCAATATTTGTTTGCTCTGATGATGGGATCAAATCGCAAGTTTGTCGACCCTTCAGCAGCCCTGGACCTCTTAAAGGGAGCGTTCCGATCCCCTGAGGAACAGCAG CAAGATGTGAGTGAGTTCACACACAAGCTCCTGGATTGGCTGGAGGACGCCTTCCAGCTAGCTGTTAATGTTAA TAGCAATCCCAGGAACAAATCTGAAAATCCAATGGTGCAGCTGTTCTATGGTACTTTCCTCACGGAAGGGATTCGTGAAG GAAAGCCCTTTTGTAACAATGAGACCTTCGGCCAGTATCCCCTTCAGGTAAACGGTTATCGTAACTTAGACGAATGTTTAGAAGGGGCCATGGTGGAGGGTGACATTGAGCTGCTTCCTTCCGATCATTCAGTGAAGTACGGACAAGAG CGTTGGTTTACAAAGCTACCTCCAGTGTTGACCTTTGAACTCTCAAGATTTGAGTTCaatcagtccctgggtcagcCAGAGAAAATTCACAATAAGCTTGAATTTCCTCAGATCATTTATATGGACAG GTATATGTACAGGAGCAAAGAGCTTGTTCGAAGTAAGCGAGATTGTATTCGAAaactcaaagaagaaataaaaattctgcaGCAAAAACTGGAAAG GTATGTGAAGTATGGCTCGGGCCCAGCCCGGTTCCCGCTTCCGGACATGTTGAAATACGTGATTGAATTTGCTAGTACAAAACCTGCCTCAGAGAGCTCTGCATCTCAAAGTGATGCGTGCATGACAGAACCACTTTCTTCAGCACACTGCCTGACTTCTGATCTGACATCCAAGGAAAG TACAAGTGAAGAGAGCACGTCTCAGGAAGCTGAAGGAACCTTTTCTTCCTCTGAAGATTCTGGACGCAAGTCTAGGATGGCAGAGCAGCCACTTAAACCTCCCCGTTCTTCCGTGGAAATGCCCGCACACCCAGCTCCTCGAACAGTCACAGATGAGGAGATAAACTTTGTTAAGACCTGCCTGCAGAGGTGGAGGAACGAGATTGAACAGGATATACAAG acttaaagaacagtattgcaagCACTACCCAGACTATTGAGCAGATGTACTGTGATCCTCTCCTCCGTCAG GTGCCTTATCGCTTGCACGCGGTCCTCGTTCACGAAGGACAGGCAAACGCGGGGCACTACTGGGCCTACGTCTATAATCAGCCGCGACAAGTCTGGCTCAAGTACAACGACATCTCTGTTACTGAGTCTTCCTGGGAAGAACTTGAAAGAGATTCCTATGGGGGCCAGAGAAATGTTAGTGCTTACTGCCTGATGTATATTAACGACAAGCTGCCCCACTTCAATGCAG AGGCGGCCCCAAATGAATTAGATCAGATGTCAGGAGAAGTAGAAGCCCTGTCTGTTGAACTTAAGCATTACATTCAGGAAGATAACTGGAGGTTTGAGCAGGAAGTGGAGGAATGGGAAGAAGAGCAGTCTTGTAAAATTCCTCAGATGGCATCTTCCACCAGCTCAGCATCACAGGACTTCTCTCCATCTCAAG AATCTTCAGTAGCCTCTTCCCACGGGGCTCGGTGCCTGTCCTCTGAGCACGCTGTGATCGTGAAGGAGCAGACTGCCCAGGCGATTGCAAACACAGCACATGCCTATGAGAACAGTGGCGTAGAAGCTGCACTGAGTGAG CTTAAGGAAGCTGAACCCAAGAAGCCCATGCCCCCGGAAACAAACCTTGCAGAGCAGTCAGAGCAGCCCCCACAGGCTCGTGACGCAGAGTCTGCTGCCCAGCCTAATGCTGAG GTGATGCTGAGCCCTGCCATGCAAGGGGTCATCCTGGCCATAGCTAAAGCCCGTCAGACCTTTGACCGAGATGGGTCTGAAGCAGGGCTTATTAAG GCATTCCATGAAGAGTACTCCAGGCTCTATCAGCTCGCCAAGGAGACCCCCACCTCTCACAGTGATCCTCGTCTTCAGCACGTGCTCATCTACTTCTTCCAAAATGAAGCGCCTAAAAGGGTAGTAGAGCGGACCCTTCTGGAACAATTTGCCGATAAAAACCTTAGCTATGATGAAAG ATCGATCAGTATTATGAAGGTGGCTCAAGCAAAACTGAAGGAGATTGGTCCAGATGACATGAATATGGAAGAGTACAAG AAGTGGCATGAAGATTACAGTTTGTTTCGAAAGGTGTCTGTGTATCTGCTGACAGGCCTGGAACTCTATCAGAAAGGAAA GTACCAAGAAGCGCTTTCCTACCTGGTGTATGCCTACCAAAGTAATGCCACTCTGCTGATGAAGGGGCCCCAGCGGGGCGTAAAGGAGTCGGTGATCGCTTTATACCGAAGAAAATGCCTTCTG GAGCTGAATGCCAAAGCAGCTTCTCTCTTTGAAACAAATGATGAGCACTCTGTAACAGAGGGTATTAATGTGATGAATGAGCTGATCATTCCCTGTATTCACCTTATCATTAATAATGACATCTCCAAGGATGACCTGGATGCCATTGAGGTCATGAGAAACCACTGGTGCTCTTACCTTGGGCAGGATATCGCAG AAAATCTGCAGCTGTGCTTAGGGGAGTTTCTACCCAGACTTCTAGATCCTTCTGCAGAAATCATTGTCTTAAAGGAGCCTCCAACTATTCGGCCCAATTCTCCCTATGACCTTTGTAGCCGATTTGCAGCTGTCATGGAGTCAATTCAAGGAGTGTCAGCTGTGACAGTGAAATAA
- the USP28 gene encoding ubiquitin carboxyl-terminal hydrolase 28 isoform X1, translating to MTAELQQDDAAGATDRHGSSCQMLLNQLREITGIQDPSFLHEALKASNGDITQAVSLLTDERVKEPSQETAAEPSEEEGSAASKEELAKVIDLTHDSKDDLQAAIALSLLESPKIQADGRDLNRMHEATSAETKRSKRKRCEVWGENPNPNDWRRVDGWPVGLKNVGNTCWFSAVIQSLFQLPEFRRLVLSYSLPQNVLENCPSHTEKRNIVFMQELQYLFALMMGSNRKFVDPSAALDLLKGAFRSPEEQQQDVSEFTHKLLDWLEDAFQLAVNVNSNPRNKSENPMVQLFYGTFLTEGIREGKPFCNNETFGQYPLQVNGYRNLDECLEGAMVEGDIELLPSDHSVKYGQERWFTKLPPVLTFELSRFEFNQSLGQPEKIHNKLEFPQIIYMDRYMYRSKELVRSKRDCIRKLKEEIKILQQKLERYVKYGSGPARFPLPDMLKYVIEFASTKPASESSASQSDACMTEPLSSAHCLTSDLTSKESTSEESTSQEAEGTFSSSEDSGRKSRMAEQPLKPPRSSVEMPAHPAPRTVTDEEINFVKTCLQRWRNEIEQDIQDLKNSIASTTQTIEQMYCDPLLRQVPYRLHAVLVHEGQANAGHYWAYVYNQPRQVWLKYNDISVTESSWEELERDSYGGQRNVSAYCLMYINDKLPHFNAEAAPNELDQMSGEVEALSVELKHYIQEDNWRFEQEVEEWEEEQSCKIPQMASSTSSASQDFSPSQESSVASSHGARCLSSEHAVIVKEQTAQAIANTAHAYENSGVEAALSELKEAEPKKPMPPETNLAEQSEQPPQARDAESAAQPNAEVSEVEIPSVGRILVRSDADGYDEEVMLSPAMQGVILAIAKARQTFDRDGSEAGLIKAFHEEYSRLYQLAKETPTSHSDPRLQHVLIYFFQNEAPKRVVERTLLEQFADKNLSYDERSISIMKVAQAKLKEIGPDDMNMEEYKKWHEDYSLFRKVSVYLLTGLELYQKGKYQEALSYLVYAYQSNATLLMKGPQRGVKESVIALYRRKCLLELNAKAASLFETNDEHSVTEGINVMNELIIPCIHLIINNDISKDDLDAIEVMRNHWCSYLGQDIAENLQLCLGEFLPRLLDPSAEIIVLKEPPTIRPNSPYDLCSRFAAVMESIQGVSAVTVK from the exons AAGTGATAGACCTTACTCACGATAGCAAGGATGATCTTCAGGCTGCCATTGCTTTGAGTCTGCTGGAGTCCCCCAAAATTCAAGCTGATGGAAGAGATCTTAACAG GATGCACGAGGCAACCTCTGCAGAAACTAAACGCTCAAAGAGAAAACGCTGTGAAGTCTGGGGAGAAAATCCCAATCCCAATGACTGGAGACGAGTTGATGGTTGGCCAGTTGGGCTGAAAAATGTTGGCAATACATGTTGGTTTAGTGCTGTTATTCAG TCTCTGTTTCAATTGCCTGAATTCCGAAGACTTGTCCTCAGCTATAGTCTACCACAGAACGTACTTGAAAATTGTCCAAGTCACACG GAAAAGAGAAATATCGTGTTTATGCAGGAGCTTCAATATTTGTTTGCTCTGATGATGGGATCAAATCGCAAGTTTGTCGACCCTTCAGCAGCCCTGGACCTCTTAAAGGGAGCGTTCCGATCCCCTGAGGAACAGCAG CAAGATGTGAGTGAGTTCACACACAAGCTCCTGGATTGGCTGGAGGACGCCTTCCAGCTAGCTGTTAATGTTAA TAGCAATCCCAGGAACAAATCTGAAAATCCAATGGTGCAGCTGTTCTATGGTACTTTCCTCACGGAAGGGATTCGTGAAG GAAAGCCCTTTTGTAACAATGAGACCTTCGGCCAGTATCCCCTTCAGGTAAACGGTTATCGTAACTTAGACGAATGTTTAGAAGGGGCCATGGTGGAGGGTGACATTGAGCTGCTTCCTTCCGATCATTCAGTGAAGTACGGACAAGAG CGTTGGTTTACAAAGCTACCTCCAGTGTTGACCTTTGAACTCTCAAGATTTGAGTTCaatcagtccctgggtcagcCAGAGAAAATTCACAATAAGCTTGAATTTCCTCAGATCATTTATATGGACAG GTATATGTACAGGAGCAAAGAGCTTGTTCGAAGTAAGCGAGATTGTATTCGAAaactcaaagaagaaataaaaattctgcaGCAAAAACTGGAAAG GTATGTGAAGTATGGCTCGGGCCCAGCCCGGTTCCCGCTTCCGGACATGTTGAAATACGTGATTGAATTTGCTAGTACAAAACCTGCCTCAGAGAGCTCTGCATCTCAAAGTGATGCGTGCATGACAGAACCACTTTCTTCAGCACACTGCCTGACTTCTGATCTGACATCCAAGGAAAG TACAAGTGAAGAGAGCACGTCTCAGGAAGCTGAAGGAACCTTTTCTTCCTCTGAAGATTCTGGACGCAAGTCTAGGATGGCAGAGCAGCCACTTAAACCTCCCCGTTCTTCCGTGGAAATGCCCGCACACCCAGCTCCTCGAACAGTCACAGATGAGGAGATAAACTTTGTTAAGACCTGCCTGCAGAGGTGGAGGAACGAGATTGAACAGGATATACAAG acttaaagaacagtattgcaagCACTACCCAGACTATTGAGCAGATGTACTGTGATCCTCTCCTCCGTCAG GTGCCTTATCGCTTGCACGCGGTCCTCGTTCACGAAGGACAGGCAAACGCGGGGCACTACTGGGCCTACGTCTATAATCAGCCGCGACAAGTCTGGCTCAAGTACAACGACATCTCTGTTACTGAGTCTTCCTGGGAAGAACTTGAAAGAGATTCCTATGGGGGCCAGAGAAATGTTAGTGCTTACTGCCTGATGTATATTAACGACAAGCTGCCCCACTTCAATGCAG AGGCGGCCCCAAATGAATTAGATCAGATGTCAGGAGAAGTAGAAGCCCTGTCTGTTGAACTTAAGCATTACATTCAGGAAGATAACTGGAGGTTTGAGCAGGAAGTGGAGGAATGGGAAGAAGAGCAGTCTTGTAAAATTCCTCAGATGGCATCTTCCACCAGCTCAGCATCACAGGACTTCTCTCCATCTCAAG AATCTTCAGTAGCCTCTTCCCACGGGGCTCGGTGCCTGTCCTCTGAGCACGCTGTGATCGTGAAGGAGCAGACTGCCCAGGCGATTGCAAACACAGCACATGCCTATGAGAACAGTGGCGTAGAAGCTGCACTGAGTGAG CTTAAGGAAGCTGAACCCAAGAAGCCCATGCCCCCGGAAACAAACCTTGCAGAGCAGTCAGAGCAGCCCCCACAGGCTCGTGACGCAGAGTCTGCTGCCCAGCCTAATGCTGAGGTCTCTGAAGTCGAGATTCCCAGTGTGGGAAGGATTCTGGTTAGATCTGATGCAGATGGATATGATGAGGAG GTGATGCTGAGCCCTGCCATGCAAGGGGTCATCCTGGCCATAGCTAAAGCCCGTCAGACCTTTGACCGAGATGGGTCTGAAGCAGGGCTTATTAAG GCATTCCATGAAGAGTACTCCAGGCTCTATCAGCTCGCCAAGGAGACCCCCACCTCTCACAGTGATCCTCGTCTTCAGCACGTGCTCATCTACTTCTTCCAAAATGAAGCGCCTAAAAGGGTAGTAGAGCGGACCCTTCTGGAACAATTTGCCGATAAAAACCTTAGCTATGATGAAAG ATCGATCAGTATTATGAAGGTGGCTCAAGCAAAACTGAAGGAGATTGGTCCAGATGACATGAATATGGAAGAGTACAAG AAGTGGCATGAAGATTACAGTTTGTTTCGAAAGGTGTCTGTGTATCTGCTGACAGGCCTGGAACTCTATCAGAAAGGAAA GTACCAAGAAGCGCTTTCCTACCTGGTGTATGCCTACCAAAGTAATGCCACTCTGCTGATGAAGGGGCCCCAGCGGGGCGTAAAGGAGTCGGTGATCGCTTTATACCGAAGAAAATGCCTTCTG GAGCTGAATGCCAAAGCAGCTTCTCTCTTTGAAACAAATGATGAGCACTCTGTAACAGAGGGTATTAATGTGATGAATGAGCTGATCATTCCCTGTATTCACCTTATCATTAATAATGACATCTCCAAGGATGACCTGGATGCCATTGAGGTCATGAGAAACCACTGGTGCTCTTACCTTGGGCAGGATATCGCAG AAAATCTGCAGCTGTGCTTAGGGGAGTTTCTACCCAGACTTCTAGATCCTTCTGCAGAAATCATTGTCTTAAAGGAGCCTCCAACTATTCGGCCCAATTCTCCCTATGACCTTTGTAGCCGATTTGCAGCTGTCATGGAGTCAATTCAAGGAGTGTCAGCTGTGACAGTGAAATAA
- the USP28 gene encoding ubiquitin carboxyl-terminal hydrolase 28 isoform X12 — MRWFTKLPPVLTFELSRFEFNQSLGQPEKIHNKLEFPQIIYMDRYMYRSKELVRSKRDCIRKLKEEIKILQQKLERYVKYGSGPARFPLPDMLKYVIEFASTKPASESSASQSDACMTEPLSSAHCLTSDLTSKESTSEESTSQEAEGTFSSSEDSGRKSRMAEQPLKPPRSSVEMPAHPAPRTVTDEEINFVKTCLQRWRNEIEQDIQDLKNSIASTTQTIEQMYCDPLLRQVPYRLHAVLVHEGQANAGHYWAYVYNQPRQVWLKYNDISVTESSWEELERDSYGGQRNVSAYCLMYINDKLPHFNAEAAPNELDQMSGEVEALSVELKHYIQEDNWRFEQEVEEWEEEQSCKIPQMASSTSSASQDFSPSQESSVASSHGARCLSSEHAVIVKEQTAQAIANTAHAYENSGVEAALSELKEAEPKKPMPPETNLAEQSEQPPQARDAESAAQPNAEVSEVEIPSVGRILVRSDADGYDEEVMLSPAMQGVILAIAKARQTFDRDGSEAGLIKAFHEEYSRLYQLAKETPTSHSDPRLQHVLIYFFQNEAPKRVVERTLLEQFADKNLSYDERSISIMKVAQAKLKEIGPDDMNMEEYKKWHEDYSLFRKVSVYLLTGLELYQKGKYQEALSYLVYAYQSNATLLMKGPQRGVKESVIALYRRKCLLELNAKAASLFETNDEHSVTEGINVMNELIIPCIHLIINNDISKDDLDAIEVMRNHWCSYLGQDIAENLQLCLGEFLPRLLDPSAEIIVLKEPPTIRPNSPYDLCSRFAAVMESIQGVSAVTVK; from the exons ATG CGTTGGTTTACAAAGCTACCTCCAGTGTTGACCTTTGAACTCTCAAGATTTGAGTTCaatcagtccctgggtcagcCAGAGAAAATTCACAATAAGCTTGAATTTCCTCAGATCATTTATATGGACAG GTATATGTACAGGAGCAAAGAGCTTGTTCGAAGTAAGCGAGATTGTATTCGAAaactcaaagaagaaataaaaattctgcaGCAAAAACTGGAAAG GTATGTGAAGTATGGCTCGGGCCCAGCCCGGTTCCCGCTTCCGGACATGTTGAAATACGTGATTGAATTTGCTAGTACAAAACCTGCCTCAGAGAGCTCTGCATCTCAAAGTGATGCGTGCATGACAGAACCACTTTCTTCAGCACACTGCCTGACTTCTGATCTGACATCCAAGGAAAG TACAAGTGAAGAGAGCACGTCTCAGGAAGCTGAAGGAACCTTTTCTTCCTCTGAAGATTCTGGACGCAAGTCTAGGATGGCAGAGCAGCCACTTAAACCTCCCCGTTCTTCCGTGGAAATGCCCGCACACCCAGCTCCTCGAACAGTCACAGATGAGGAGATAAACTTTGTTAAGACCTGCCTGCAGAGGTGGAGGAACGAGATTGAACAGGATATACAAG acttaaagaacagtattgcaagCACTACCCAGACTATTGAGCAGATGTACTGTGATCCTCTCCTCCGTCAG GTGCCTTATCGCTTGCACGCGGTCCTCGTTCACGAAGGACAGGCAAACGCGGGGCACTACTGGGCCTACGTCTATAATCAGCCGCGACAAGTCTGGCTCAAGTACAACGACATCTCTGTTACTGAGTCTTCCTGGGAAGAACTTGAAAGAGATTCCTATGGGGGCCAGAGAAATGTTAGTGCTTACTGCCTGATGTATATTAACGACAAGCTGCCCCACTTCAATGCAG AGGCGGCCCCAAATGAATTAGATCAGATGTCAGGAGAAGTAGAAGCCCTGTCTGTTGAACTTAAGCATTACATTCAGGAAGATAACTGGAGGTTTGAGCAGGAAGTGGAGGAATGGGAAGAAGAGCAGTCTTGTAAAATTCCTCAGATGGCATCTTCCACCAGCTCAGCATCACAGGACTTCTCTCCATCTCAAG AATCTTCAGTAGCCTCTTCCCACGGGGCTCGGTGCCTGTCCTCTGAGCACGCTGTGATCGTGAAGGAGCAGACTGCCCAGGCGATTGCAAACACAGCACATGCCTATGAGAACAGTGGCGTAGAAGCTGCACTGAGTGAG CTTAAGGAAGCTGAACCCAAGAAGCCCATGCCCCCGGAAACAAACCTTGCAGAGCAGTCAGAGCAGCCCCCACAGGCTCGTGACGCAGAGTCTGCTGCCCAGCCTAATGCTGAGGTCTCTGAAGTCGAGATTCCCAGTGTGGGAAGGATTCTGGTTAGATCTGATGCAGATGGATATGATGAGGAG GTGATGCTGAGCCCTGCCATGCAAGGGGTCATCCTGGCCATAGCTAAAGCCCGTCAGACCTTTGACCGAGATGGGTCTGAAGCAGGGCTTATTAAG GCATTCCATGAAGAGTACTCCAGGCTCTATCAGCTCGCCAAGGAGACCCCCACCTCTCACAGTGATCCTCGTCTTCAGCACGTGCTCATCTACTTCTTCCAAAATGAAGCGCCTAAAAGGGTAGTAGAGCGGACCCTTCTGGAACAATTTGCCGATAAAAACCTTAGCTATGATGAAAG ATCGATCAGTATTATGAAGGTGGCTCAAGCAAAACTGAAGGAGATTGGTCCAGATGACATGAATATGGAAGAGTACAAG AAGTGGCATGAAGATTACAGTTTGTTTCGAAAGGTGTCTGTGTATCTGCTGACAGGCCTGGAACTCTATCAGAAAGGAAA GTACCAAGAAGCGCTTTCCTACCTGGTGTATGCCTACCAAAGTAATGCCACTCTGCTGATGAAGGGGCCCCAGCGGGGCGTAAAGGAGTCGGTGATCGCTTTATACCGAAGAAAATGCCTTCTG GAGCTGAATGCCAAAGCAGCTTCTCTCTTTGAAACAAATGATGAGCACTCTGTAACAGAGGGTATTAATGTGATGAATGAGCTGATCATTCCCTGTATTCACCTTATCATTAATAATGACATCTCCAAGGATGACCTGGATGCCATTGAGGTCATGAGAAACCACTGGTGCTCTTACCTTGGGCAGGATATCGCAG AAAATCTGCAGCTGTGCTTAGGGGAGTTTCTACCCAGACTTCTAGATCCTTCTGCAGAAATCATTGTCTTAAAGGAGCCTCCAACTATTCGGCCCAATTCTCCCTATGACCTTTGTAGCCGATTTGCAGCTGTCATGGAGTCAATTCAAGGAGTGTCAGCTGTGACAGTGAAATAA